Below is a genomic region from Candidatus Bostrichicola ureolyticus.
TTTCACAAGGAGGTGTGCGTGGACGTAAAGAAGCTACTGGTTTAGGTGTTTTTTATGGTATAAAAGAACTTTGTAATCTTAAAGAAGAAATGAATAATCTAGGTTTAGATGTTGGATTAGAAGGAAAACGTGTAATAATACAAGGATTAGGTAATGTAGGTTATCATTCTGCTAAATTTTTATATGAATCTGGTGCTATCATAATAGCATTGGCAGAACGTGAAGGTGCAATATATAATCCTAAAGGATTTAACATAGAAGAAGTAATGATTTATTTAAAAGAAAATAAATCTATTTTAAATTTTCCTGGAGCTAAAAATATTAAAAATACTTTAGAAGCATTAGAAATTGAATGCGATATTTTAATTCCCGCTGCATTAGAAAATGTTATTAATAGTGAAAATGCACACCGTATAAAAGCCAAAATTATAGGAGAAGCTGCTAATGGACCAGTAACTACAGAAGCAGATGAAATTCTTAATAAAAAAGGTATACTTATTATACCAGATATATATCTTAATGCAGGAGGAGTTACAGTTTCTTATTTTGAATGGTTAAAAAACATTAGTCATGTACGACATGGTCGTATTGAAAGACGTTTTAATGAAAATAAAAATTTAAAGATTTTACAATCAATAGAAAAAATTAGTGGAAAAAAAATATCTGAATATGAAAGAAATATTATTTTACATAGTCCATATGAAATTGATTTAGTATATAGTGGATTAGAAGATACAATGATAAATTCTTTTCATGAATTGCTAAACATAAAAAAACAGAAAAATATAGAAAATTTGCGTATAGCTGCTTTTACATTAGCTATTCAAAAAATATATAATTCATATCAAATATTAGGAATATTTCCATAAAACTCATTTTTATAAAAAAACTTATGAAATCTAAATATATACGGAAAGCATTTATAGATTTTTTTAAAAAAAAAATCATAAAATAGTTGAGTCATCATCTATTATAATTAAAGATGACCCTACATTGTTATTTACTAATGCAGGAATGAATCAATTCAAAGATTATTTTTTAGATAATAAAAAAATAGAATATCCACGTATTGCAAATACTCAAAAATGTTTACGTATTACTGGAAAACACAATGACTTAAATAATGTTGGATATGATAATTATCACCATACTATGTTTGAAATGCTTGGTAATTGGTCTTTTGGTGATTATTTTAAAGAAGAAGCTATTTATTGGGCTTTTGAGCTATTGACAGAGATTTATAACATTTCAAAAGAAGATATTTATGTAACAATTTTTAGTGGTGATGTGCAAGATAAATTACCTTTTGATAAAGATACATATAAATTTTGGAAAAACATTATTAATGATAATCGCATACTTTTATTTGATAAAAAATATAATTTTTGGGAAATGGGTTTAACTGGACCATGTGGTCCTTGTTCAGAAATTCATATTGATTTGCGAAGTAATAAAGAAAAAGTTAAAGTTCCTGGTTATAAATTAATAAATCAAGGAAATCCTGAAGTTATTGAAATATGGAATATTGTTTTTATAGAATTTTGTCGTAAAAAAGATGGTAATTTAGAAAAATTACCAAAAAAGCATGTTGATACTGGTCTAGGATTTGAAAGATTATGTAGAATTATTCAAAGAAAATCATCTAATTATGATACTGATATATTTATGCCTTTAATTAAAGATATTGAAAGATATACTGGCCAAATATATGGACTAGAAACAAATGAAGATATTGCAATACGTATTATTGCTGATCATATTCGTGCAATTGCTTTTGCTATATCAGATGGTAAACGTCCTTCTAATACTGGTGCAGGATATGTAATACGTCGTATTTTACGACGTGCTATGAGTTATGCTTATAATTTTCTTGAACAAAAAAATCCTTTCCTTTATAAATTAGTTGATACATTAGCTATTAATACAAATGAAGTATTCCCTGAAATTAACAATAATAAATTATTGATTAAACAAGTAATTAAAGAAGAAGAAAATTCTTTTATTAAAATTATAGATAATGGTTTAATACGTATTAAACAAATTATAAAGGAATTTAAAAATAAAAATACTATTGATGGAGCTAAAATATTTGAGCTTTACGATACTTATGGATTCCCATATGATTTTTCTTATACTATAGCAAAAAAAAATAATTTAACTATTGATAAAAGTGGTTTTGAAAAAAAAATGTTTGAACAAAAACAACGTTCAAGAAAAAATAGGATAATACAATATCATGATTGGATCATTAATAAAAATGATTATTCTTATTTTGTAGGTTACGATAAATTAGAAACATACGCTAATATTATTAAATATAGATTAGTAGAAACATATAAAGATAAA
It encodes:
- a CDS encoding Glu/Leu/Phe/Val dehydrogenase, whose product is MSNSFFKSVEKNFEKASLFYKEYDKGLLEQIKVCNAVYRIFFPIKLGDEIKVIEAYRVQHSQHKLPCKGGIRFSTDVNQDEVIALAALMTYKCAIVNVPFGGAKGGIKIDPKIQSEFKEKLIRRYTYELIKKNFIGSGIDVPAPDYGTGEQEMSWILDTYISLNPGDVNALACVTGKPISQGGVRGRKEATGLGVFYGIKELCNLKEEMNNLGLDVGLEGKRVIIQGLGNVGYHSAKFLYESGAIIIALAEREGAIYNPKGFNIEEVMIYLKENKSILNFPGAKNIKNTLEALEIECDILIPAALENVINSENAHRIKAKIIGEAANGPVTTEADEILNKKGILIIPDIYLNAGGVTVSYFEWLKNISHVRHGRIERRFNENKNLKILQSIEKISGKKISEYERNIILHSPYEIDLVYSGLEDTMINSFHELLNIKKQKNIENLRIAAFTLAIQKIYNSYQILGIFP
- the alaS gene encoding alanine--tRNA ligase — encoded protein: MLFTNAGMNQFKDYFLDNKKIEYPRIANTQKCLRITGKHNDLNNVGYDNYHHTMFEMLGNWSFGDYFKEEAIYWAFELLTEIYNISKEDIYVTIFSGDVQDKLPFDKDTYKFWKNIINDNRILLFDKKYNFWEMGLTGPCGPCSEIHIDLRSNKEKVKVPGYKLINQGNPEVIEIWNIVFIEFCRKKDGNLEKLPKKHVDTGLGFERLCRIIQRKSSNYDTDIFMPLIKDIERYTGQIYGLETNEDIAIRIIADHIRAIAFAISDGKRPSNTGAGYVIRRILRRAMSYAYNFLEQKNPFLYKLVDTLAINTNEVFPEINNNKLLIKQVIKEEENSFIKIIDNGLIRIKQIIKEFKNKNTIDGAKIFELYDTYGFPYDFSYTIAKKNNLTIDKSGFEKKMFEQKQRSRKNRIIQYHDWIINKNDYSYFVGYDKLETYANIIKYRLVETYKDKYYQIVLDNTPFYPESGGQVGDIGFIINDDEKISILNTKKENDLILHIVSKIPNNPNKNFKAIVDIDRRKKIEKNHTATHLLHYVLRKILGNHVEQRGSYVGPDKIRFDFSNSYKLNDNIIEIIESNVDEIINKGFSLEEKRNISLKQALKDGAIALFGNKYGNIVRTIRFGNSIELCIGTHVHNTKDIQIFKIISESSVALGIRRIEAITSINAIKYLKDIYKKYNIIINNLKNPIDPIKAINNIKNNNKILKFKLKNIEKKQLNILKNEWISRAEKTTSHTIILEKTDLDFNLIKTITLELRKDIFNLCIIIFNIFKNEIILCTALSDNIIKNGIDARLIINLFDNYILGKCVGHNFFAMIKGQLLKSINIDLIRNKIQKYFNQA